The genomic interval TAAAGATGTAACTGCTGTAGCTGTGCACAAGCAGACAGGTCTAGTTGTCTTAATGTGCTAAGATTTGACTGCTGACATTGTATATAATCAGGAATGTATGGCTGATTTAACCGTAAATGATACCCCAGATGTAACTGGTGAAGCTGTGTACACGCAGACAAATCTAGTCGCTCTATTTCCTTTAGATCTTCCATGTGTATCGTCTGAAGCTCTGTGCAAGCAGACACATCTAGTTCAGTCATATTCTGAAGATCATTCATATGTAACTGCTGAAGCTGTATACATGCAGACATGTTTAATCTCTCTATTCCAGTAAGACCCTTCACACTGAACTGCTGAAGATGTGTACGAGCCGACAGgtctatatgttttatttccgGTAGAAAATCTAAATGTAGATTCTGCAAATGAGTACAAGCTGACAGGTCTAGTTTTTCTAATCTTTGGAGATTTTCGAGACGCAGAAACTGTAGCTGTGTATTGCCTGATATGTCTAGTTGATTTAATCCCTGGAGATTCCCGAGATATACCCGATATAACGGTGCACAACAAGTCAGGtctaatttctttatttccttAATATTCTCGAGATGTAACTGTTGAATCCGTGTACACGCTGATAGGTCTAGTAGTTTTGTTTCCTGAAGTCCCTTCATACACAAATGACGACGCTGTGTACAAGCTGAAAGGTCAAGTTGTTTTATTCCCTGAAGATCTTTCAGATGTAGCTGCTGAATTTGTGTGCACATAGACAGATCGAAAAGCTTTATCCCTTTGAGATCCTCGAGATGTAACTGCTGAAGCCGTGTATAAACAGACATGTCTAAAAGCTTCATGTCCTGCAGGCCCTTCATGTTTAACTTATGAATCCGCTGACAAGATGACAGGTCTAATTGTTTTATACTCCAAAGATACTCCAAATGTAAGCTTTGAAGCTGTGTGCATTCTGACATTTCCAAACGTTTCATTTTCACAAGATAACTCAGATATAGCTGCTGGAGATGCACACAAGCAGACAGATCTAGGTTTTTTAATCGATGAATATTCTCGAGATGAAGCTGCTGAAGCTTTGTACAGGCTGACAATTTCAGTTGTTTAAGTTTTTTAAGATTGATAATATGTAAGTTCACTAACTTTGAACAAGCGGACAGATGTAGTTGATTTATTTTCTGGCAATTCTTCACATGTAACAGCTGTAAATGTCTACAAGCTGAAATGTCTAGCTGCTTCATTTCCTTTAGACCCGTGAGTTGAAGATGTTCTAGGCGTGTACAAGAAGAAAGGTCTAGGTTGTTAAATCCCTGAAGATCCACGAGATATAACTGCTTAAGATGTGAAAAACCAAGTGGTTTAAATTCTGTTAACACCCAAAGATACTCTAGATGTAAGTGACGAAGCTTTGTACAAGCAGAGTGCTCTAACTGCTCTATTCCTAAAAGCTCTTCAAGATGTAAATGTTGAAGTTCAACACAAGCAATCAAGTCTAGTGATTTTACTTCCCGAAGACCTTTCAAGTGTAACTGCTGAAGTTCTCTGCAAGCAGACAGATCTAGTTTCTCTACCCTTTTCAGATCCTCCAAATGCAAGGTCTGGAGCTCTATACACGCAGACATGTCTAGTCTATTTGTTTCCTGAAGATTAGCAAGATGTAAATGTTGTAGATGTGTACAACCAGATATGTCAAGTTGTTTCAGGTCCAGAAGTCCTTTTATATGTAATTTCTGAAGCTGCATATACGTAGAGAGATCTAGCTGATTTATTCTCGAAATACTCTCAAGATGTAAATACTGAAGCTGTTCACATGAAGACAGGTCTAACTGTTCTATTCCCCAAAGATTCTCCAGGTGTACCTTCTGAAGCTGTTTACAAGACGACAGGTCTAGTTGTTTGATTTCTTGCAGATCTCTCAAATGTACCAACTGAAGTTGTGTACAAGCAGACAACTCTAGTtgtgttatatttgaaagtgTGTTTAAATGTAACTGGATCAAACTTTTCGATAGTGAGAGATTCAGACCTTCTAAACATGTTAGGTTCTGTAGTTCTAACCAACACAGAGATTGTGGTATGTTTAAATGATTTAACAACTCGAGTGCATGTAAGTGTAGGAATTGTAGCTGTAAAAATGATGACAAGTCTAAGTTGGAGACTTCGAAATTAGCAAGACTCAAACTCTGAATGTGTTTGAAACAGCAAACgtctaaaatattgaaattgtgCTGCAGTGAGGTTGGTCTTAAATCTAGCTGCTTTAGATCTACTGACTTTCGTAAAACGTCCGTTACAGTTTCAAACATGAAAGAAGAATATGCTCCACCAGACATGTTTAATGAAATAACGTCTGTCTTATCAGTGTGTTTGAGAAATGTTAAATCCTGTACACACATATTGCCGTTTAAGAGTATATCGAACAATTTGAAATCATGTTCCATTCGTGTGTCTGATGAGCATGCTTCTTCATAGCATTTTATTATCATCTTCTGATAACTAAATAATGTATTGTCAAATTCAGACGGGATTAGGTGTCTGCTGTATTTTGTTAAAACAGGCGTAAACATTTCAGCAATGCGCTCAAACTTTTCTGCACACAGGCCACATAGAAATTTGAAAACATTCGACACTGCAAGAATGTTTTCAACGGACTGGCAAAATTGATTTATCGTATTATAAGTTTTATCTGATGGAGATTGCTGGGTGGCAATGTAAAGAGCGGCTAGAACTTCCTggtatgttttatgtataaacGAAATAGTGCTTTGTCTTGAAGACTGTTTTCCGTAAGATTTTTCAATCGTTAATAAGCCTATATCTTTAGCAAAAGCCAATTCATCAGGTGTGATGTACATGCCTGCTACAGTCCTATCAAAAACCAAAGACGGTGTCCTATCTGTGCTAAATAATGTGAAAAACGACAGTTTCCCTAGAGCAACAAGATAATTAAACTGACTACAGCAATTTCTATTTTCTCTGAACCAGTTTGGTAAAGAAATGCCAATGCTTTGTAATTCAGCAGACTCTGTTACCGACTGACTCAGTCTACCTTCATTCTTTAAGGACAAAAATTCTATCAAATTGAAATAGATTTCACAGTGTGATTTTCCCAGTGATTTACCGTCAAACCATAGACAAAGACATTGCATTAACAGTAATGGTACCTGTGCGAGGTCATGTAGATTGTGTTcaacaagttcattacagaataTATCTGAACTTTTATCAGTTCCATACTTCTGGTTTAAGAAAGTTATTGCTCTACACGCCAACTCACGGCTGTCTGCTACATTAAATCCTGACATTTCGACGTGGATATCGGTAGGTTTTGGGCTGAGGGTGCTAAATTTCCAAAGCCTGGTTGTAATTAGAACGCTGCAAGTGTTTCTAAACTTCCATTCAGGAATTTCAGATTCACTCCCGCCTTCTAAGGGCATCCACTCATCGAGGCCATCAATAATGATAAGACAACGTTTCTTCTCTAAAGTGTTTTTAAGAAATGATTTGGTATATCGGTGATGTAAGCAATTAACCAGTTGGCTGTGTAACATATCATCTAAATATTCAGCATGACGATATTTTCTGAGCGGAACGAAAAACAAGTAATCGAAGTATTTCATAATTGCAACTTCACTCTCTTGGTAAAACTGcatatctgattttacagtgtCTTGTGCTTGGCACCAGTCaatcaataatttttttgaaaatgatgtcTTCCCATATCCAGCATCAGCCGTTACATAAATACAATGGTTAAGTCTTTGATTGTAAAAGAATATCTCTTTCAATGATCCTATCCTTTTCATTGACTTACCAACACGGTATGTATTCATCTCAAACGTTCCTGATAATAGGTCCTGTGATTCTGAAGTTTCTTCTATATGGTAAAACGATGGAGTTGCATATAGTTGCAGCAATGGTGCGTCATTCTTTTGAAATAAAGGTGATATAGACAGTGTATTAAACTCACGTCTATAGTATGTGATGAGGTCACGCTTAAggtctgaaaaacaaaatatttatttgt from Mercenaria mercenaria strain notata chromosome 2, MADL_Memer_1, whole genome shotgun sequence carries:
- the LOC123563809 gene encoding uncharacterized protein LOC123563809, which produces MATSYPSDTDNWLLAAVGLKYLKEGLEEFTDQSLRKQHEDFLKALPAKTGQCIQCIQCTINNILPSHNTTSCRKAKCWCRDKKRRRLCPVGQCSQMHDLIASSHRTGEPNWSNTDPQKWHANHISIGACFINTPGYKLKRSITEIDCSGILSIMINNKLFDQILGGGNAANCSDDLKKALDARNEIFHEPNLQLLSSKMQHYISLFIKILNFSKIQNTPVVQTALEKLAEIKSGNYLLSKAEKDDVLKYKERATSELEVAASFALKKIDDTENRIDVKAERAIALVDQVSQQSSQRINVQTDQAVAMVEKVSKQLFQRTDTQTQHTALLAPLSEWWQKRNLKRDLITYYRREFNTLSISPLFQKNDAPLLQLYATPSFYHIEETSESQDLLSGTFEMNTYRVGKSMKRIGSLKEIFFYNQRLNHCIYVTADAGYGKTSFSKKLLIDWCQAQDTVKSDMQFYQESEVAIMKYFDYLFFVPLRKYRHAEYLDDMLHSQLVNCLHHRYTKSFLKNTLEKKRCLIIIDGLDEWMPLEGGSESEIPEWKFRNTCSVLITTRLWKFSTLSPKPTDIHVEMSGFNVADSRELACRAITFLNQKYGTDKSSDIFCNELVEHNLHDLAQVPLLLMQCLCLWFDGKSLGKSHCEIYFNLIEFLSLKNEGRLSQSVTESAELQSIGISLPNWFRENRNCCSQFNYLVALGKLSFFTLFSTDRTPSLVFDRTVAGMYITPDELAFAKDIGLLTIEKSYGKQSSRQSTISFIHKTYQEVLAALYIATQQSPSDKTYNTINQFCQSVENILAVSNVFKFLCGLCAEKFERIAEMFTPVLTKYSRHLIPSEFDNTLFSYQKMIIKCYEEACSSDTRMEHDFKLFDILLNGNMCVQDLTFLKHTDKTDVISLNMSGGAYSSFMFETVTDVLRKSVDLKQLDLRPTSLQHNFNILDVCCFKHIQSLSLANFEVSNLDLSSFLQLQFLHLHALELLNHLNIPQSLCWLELQNLTCLEGLNLSLSKSLIQLHLNTLSNITQLELSACTQLQLVHLRDLQEIKQLDLSSCKQLQKVHLENLWGIEQLDLSSCEQLQYLHLESISRINQLDLSTYMQLQKLHIKGLLDLKQLDISGCTHLQHLHLANLQETNRLDMSACIELQTLHLEDLKRVEKLDLSACRELQQLHLKGLREVKSLDLIACVELQHLHLEELLGIEQLEHSACTKLRHLHLEYLWVLTEFKPLGFSHLKQLYLVDLQGFNNLDLSSCTRLEHLQLTGLKEMKQLDISACRHLQLLHVKNCQKINQLHLSACSKLVNLHIINLKKLKQLKLSACTKLQQLHLENIHRLKNLDLSACVHLQQLYLSYLVKMKRLEMSECTQLQSLHLEYLWSIKQLDLSSCQRIHKLNMKGLQDMKLLDMSVYTRLQQLHLEDLKGIKLFDLSMCTQIQQLHLKDLQGIKQLDLSACTQRRHLCMKGLQETKLLDLSACTRIQQLHLENIKEIKKLDLTCCAPLYRVYLGNLQGLNQLDISGNTQLQFLRLENLQRLEKLDLSACTHLQNLHLDFLPEIKHIDLSARTHLQQFSVKGLTGIERLNMSACIQLQQLHMNDLQNMTELDVSACTELQTIHMEDLKEIERLDLSACTQLHQLHLGYHLRLNQPYIPDYIQCQQSNLSTLRQLDLSACAQLQQLHLYSIREMQFLDLSACKHLKQLRLDLLLGIKTLDLSDCRHLQQLCLKDVCKLALLDLSACIQLQRLHLENVHEIQQLDLSACTVITNLHLESLLKLEQLNLSSCTELQEVYFSNIPIPAPDLLHCPSVTDGDEL